A DNA window from Hydrogenophaga taeniospiralis contains the following coding sequences:
- a CDS encoding GNAT family N-acetyltransferase produces MAPRKTTSGSPVDIRIDRELTHPQVIALLQEHMAGMHAESPPESVHALDVSALRDPAITFWTAWKAANPASGGAEEEQLLACGALKELDATHGEIKSMRTSARHLRQGAARAILTEILATARQRGYARVSLETGSTPGFEAAVAMYRQFGFVECGPFADYREDPFSRFMTWTVDRA; encoded by the coding sequence ATGGCTCCCAGAAAAACCACATCAGGGAGCCCTGTGGACATCCGCATCGACCGCGAACTCACCCACCCACAGGTGATCGCCCTGCTGCAAGAGCACATGGCCGGCATGCACGCCGAGTCACCCCCCGAGAGCGTGCACGCGCTCGACGTGAGCGCCCTGCGCGACCCCGCCATCACCTTCTGGACCGCCTGGAAAGCGGCCAACCCCGCCAGCGGCGGCGCTGAAGAAGAACAACTGCTGGCCTGCGGCGCGCTCAAAGAGCTGGACGCCACCCACGGCGAAATCAAGTCCATGCGCACCAGCGCCCGCCACCTGCGCCAGGGCGCAGCCCGCGCCATCCTCACCGAAATCCTCGCCACCGCACGGCAGCGCGGCTACGCCCGCGTGAGCCTGGAAACCGGCAGCACGCCGGGGTTTGAGGCGGCGGTTGCGATGTACCGGCAATTCGGGTTTGTGGAATGTGGGCCGTTTGCGGATTATCGGGAGGATCCGTTTAGTCGGTTTATGACTTGGACCGTAGACCGGGCTTAA